acgcacactcacactcacacacacacacacactgtagtttaGTGCTGTGTTTTGATTGGCTGTTTTTTGTCTGCAGTGCTGAAGACCGTCCCTTTCACTGCCAGGACGGCCAAACGCAGCTCTCGCTTCTTCTGTGATCCCACCCACACTGAATAACACTGCTAaactctcagagagagagagagaaatacagggtagaggggagggagaggggtgagggaaaGCTAGGTGGGAGAGATAAAGGGGAATAAcaatgagatagagagaggagagaagcgtggggaaaaagagaggcagttagagagaggggggagggagggggtgagagaaagcgagagattgACCCGGTCTCAGAAGTAGTGACTCTACCAGAGAGAAGCTGAACTCTGAACTCTATAGCAAGACAGACATCAAGATTACCTGTGACCTCACCTGTCTGGTCTGACATCACTGCCCCCACCCCCCATCCCCTCTGTGTTACTTACACATGTTATGAAGCTTCTTTGCTGATTATAACTGTTTATAACCCTCCCATAACCCTGGACTGTAGCCCTGGAATCAACCTGCAACCCACCATGCACTTTGACTTTCTGCCCTCTAAACCCGAAGACTGTTGAAAGGGGTCGGGTAGAGGGAGGAACTTGATACGCGATGACAGTGACTGGACATTTAGTAGCAACACAGTCTGGTCATTTAATAGCTACATAGCATTTCCAGTTTATCAGTTAATAGCAGACATGACAAgcaaaacagaacagcaaaaataAACAGTTGTTTTTTGTCCAATTAGTATTagtgatgtacagtatgtgtctctAAAGCTGTGTGATGATGTCAGCAAATGACATGATCGCTGTCATAGGATAttgagaagggagggggagaagttTGAAGAGTTTCTTCTTGTTGAACATTCCAACCAATTCTAATTGATAACGACATCACAAAGGGTTCTTAACCCACTCCTATCCAGCTGTAAGATGCCAGAACTGAACACTGAGAATAGTGTTCGAAAAGCTCACTCCTACAAGGTTCCCTCTTCTCCGTCTGCTGCTGTGTGACAGTGAAACGTGTACAGCGCTCGCTACGTTCACTACATTGACTATGTTTACTATTTACTACCTTTAATACCTTTAACCTCCAACAGGGTTTTTCAAAGCTCAGGCCCTCCAGTTCCTCAGTCCTGCTGGTTTTCCTTTCTCCCTGGCACTTGATTGATCGTTTAATGTTACTGATAATGATTGgctgcacagtgcacacacacctggtttcccagGTAGAAATCGGTCTCTGATTAAAAGAGAAGTATGAAAACCAGTAGACACTGTGGCCCTCGAGGACAGGAGTTGATACCCCATACTACCCTAAAATAAAGGTCCCTGTCTCATCCTTGCCTGACCATCCAAAAgtcccagtctgtttctgctttaTAGCCAACTGACTCCTTTGTTGTGATCTTGTCACGGTGAAGGTAAAGGATGTAGTGTTCTTGAATGCAGAAAGTCTGGCACCTAGGCTACTACACCACCCATGATCTTTCCTGGCTCATGGGACCAACTTTTACGGAGACTCGAGAGGGATCGCTCCAtttcataaaaaaataataaaaatatgtaactgcaaaaaacaacaacagcacaATACTTttctactgtgtatatatattttctagGGAATCCCGCTTGTTGCTTTTATCCCTCACTCCCAACCCTGCTGTTTGTCAATGTTGATGTTCATTCTTAATCTGCACTCGTTGTGTAAATAAACTGTATCCAGtcagactgtgtgtctgtctctgtgtgtgtaccaCTGGAAGTGGTAACATTgaacatatatttatttatatcatAACATTTCTTTCCATAGTAAGATTTACATTAATCCAACAACACAATATATTGTTTGTATCACATATTCCCAGGAAACACTTAAAAAAATGCTAATGGTAATAAAACAATCGTTGGTGTTAATTTGTATCATGTCGTCTCCATGGTGACACCGAATTCAGCGTCGTCAGACCAACatttagggaggagaggagggggctaCATTTGAGTGACATTTGCTTCATTCAATCGATAAACTGGAAATTACGACATCAGCTTACATCCGCCAATAACATTCATTGGATGGTTTGGCAGCGATGTTTTCATTGGTCACGACGTTACTTCCCGTTTCAAACAAAACCCGCCGGTTCCTGTTTATGCTAGCGCCAGTAAAAAAAATAAGCTAATAATAACTGTAACAAAAGCTTCAACGTGACAACATCAACTAGTTTCGCTCTAGATAGTCAGTCAGAAAATGCTTCAGACATTGTGGGCACTCAAAGTTAGTACAGTTTGCAGATAGTTGATTAGGGCTACTCTTGGAAAGAATTGGTTAGCTACCATCGTTTTTCTTCCTTCGATTTGGACAGCAGTTGACTGGCCAGCTATGCCAAAGCAAGGGCTTGCTAGACACAAGGTAAGACATCTCAGCTATCCACAATGTGCCTGCGAACTGGTTCTTAGCCGTCTTGATAATGAATGTAATTAGCCTCATATGGTGGTGTCTAGCTTTTCCCCCTAGCCTCTCGGGGAAAGGACACCATTTTAGAGTGTATTCAGGTTCAGCCCCTGTTTTTGACTGACAGGTGATATCCTCTGGAAGACTGACTGGTGGGAGGGGCCAGGGCTCAAAGAAGAGGTAAGTCGTTTATCCCCGGGGTCTTCAACGAGGTCTGGAGGACCGCACTGAAATATTTCCTCGCCGCCAAAAATGTGCAAAAAATAGTCATCTGTCCATCGTTTTTGGAATTTTCAAGGCtctctgactgtctagctttcatttcgGTTATTATTAGCGAGCAGATTGGCATTTGTTGTCAttaatcttgccctggaggcagctctgtaGAGTGGCATAAACATCTGATTTTAACCTAAACTTAACCACAATACtaaacctaatgcctaaccctaaccttcaaattaagaccaaaaagcacatttttgtttcatAATTTTTTTTACGATGTAGCAGATTtggactttgcagctggcccatctagcagaAAAAGCTCTGTTCTGTCTCCAGGGAATGAGtcatgacaataaacatcaacctaTTAGTGAACTGGGCACAGTCAAGAAACTTgatgtaggtccattatcatttatTTTTGTCAGTTTAAAGTATATTGAGTTTATCCGTCCCCCGAGGTAAGAGAACACACAGGACTGATAAGTCACATCCCTGTTGCAGAGTGTCATTATATCCATTCACTGTCACTCTGTTCTGTAGGGGAGCAGGGCGTCCACTAGTCACTTCTACTGAGCCGGCTTATTCCCTCTACTCCACAGACTCAGAGGACCAGGTAATAACACATCCATGAACAGTCAGTTGCAACGTTAATAACAAGTTAATAACAAGTTAATAACAAGCCTATTTGTGTAATATATTAATAAGAGTTATAATCACCTAACAGTGATTATATGGTAAGATGGTTTGCATCTGTGCTCTCCCTAAGGTGACAACCATTCACCAGGGTCTGGATCAGTGTGCTGCGCTGCTCAATGTCATTCTCCAGGCAGAGACGGCAGGTACCAGTCAACTACTTACTCTGTTTCTACAGAACCTTTACATGTCTAGTTGAAATTATTGACCAAAGTGTTTTCATTGTGTGATAGAGGCCAAGCCAATCTCCGTCAGGGGAGCAGGGAAGACTCGAGCCGCCAAATCCCGACCGCTGTGCACTCTGGGAAATGAGAGGGTAGACATAGAGAGGAGGAAGCAGACAAAGAGACCTGTCACTCAGACTGCTAAAAAAACAGGTGggacctgtgtgtgtctctgtgtgtgtgtctctgtgtgtgtgtctctgtgtgtgcgtatgtgttgGTGTGCAAAAATGGATAACTCTCTCTACTCCAGCTCCCGTGCAGAAGACGATCCTGTCATCCCTGTCGTATCCTGGGATGAGGAACAAAGTTCAGAGTTTGGCCGGAACGTCAGAGCCGACGTCAGATGCTCGGTTTAACTGTCGCCTGaccacctccacccccaccctgAGTCCCCAAAGACTCCCCCCTAACAACACACTCCCCCCAGGCCCCTCAGTCCCTCTAGCCCAGCCTGGAGGCTCCATCATTGGGGTGGCATCAGTCCACCTGGGGGGCTCTACCTCCACAGCTCCGTTAGCTTCTCCTGGAGCTGTAGCTACCTCCCTAcccacagcccctctcacaggACCAGTGCTCTCTCTCCTCGCAGCCTAGCCAGGAGGCTTTGTCTCTGGGGTTGGAGGTTCGGCTGCCCAGGGGAGCTTCAGGTCCTGTGGCCTGCACCTCAGTGCTCCCTCTGTGGAGAGGCTAGCCCTGTCTGCCCCCCTGCCCTCTGACAGCTCTGTGTCTGGAGAAAGTGGACATCCAATCTCAtcttcctgctctccctctcgtCAGGGACCACC
The DNA window shown above is from Oncorhynchus mykiss isolate Arlee chromosome 18, USDA_OmykA_1.1, whole genome shotgun sequence and carries:
- the LOC118941035 gene encoding uncharacterized protein LOC118941035 is translated as MPKQGLARHKVISSGRLTGGRGQGSKKRGAGRPLVTSTEPAYSLYSTDSEDQVTTIHQGLDQCAALLNVILQAETAEAKPISVRGAGKTRAAKSRPLCTLGNERVDIERRKQTKRPVTQTAKKTAPVQKTILSSLSYPGMRNKVQSLAGTSEPTSDARFNCRLTTSTPTLSPQRLPPNNTLPPGPSVPLAQPGGSIIGVASVHLGGSTSTAPLASPGAVATSLPTAPLTGPVLSLLAA